A window from Pseudomonas sp. Tri1 encodes these proteins:
- a CDS encoding DUF6124 family protein encodes MFKATPNPPDTDPTAQSAKSKAKQQDETTKRVLDHYLLPKSDKSQDNPKPGQLYTVVKGLDNECLLANLSETLASADAMVSDLAFDLEGSRRHVAQGIQQLIELSSLLANRVLDNVEPRQQ; translated from the coding sequence ATGTTCAAAGCTACTCCGAATCCCCCAGATACAGACCCCACTGCACAATCCGCAAAATCCAAAGCCAAGCAGCAAGACGAAACCACCAAACGCGTGCTCGATCACTACTTGCTACCGAAATCGGATAAATCCCAAGACAACCCCAAACCGGGGCAGCTATACACCGTCGTGAAAGGCCTCGATAACGAATGTTTGCTTGCCAACCTCAGTGAGACGTTGGCTTCGGCTGATGCCATGGTGAGTGATTTGGCGTTTGATCTTGAGGGATCGAGGCGTCATGTGGCGCAGGGGATTCAGCAGTTGATTGAGCTGAGTTCGTTGCTGGCGAATCGGGTGTTGGATAATGTGGAGCCGAGACAGCAGTAA
- a CDS encoding SCO family protein has product MTRTQKTVFILVAVIALILGLTINKVLSGKGQGDPTALIDAGIILLPQSRNLPDVKMTDQDGQPVAMDGLKDKWSLLFFGYTFCPDICPTTLAQLRQIKSELPPEAVDKLQIVLVSVDPNRDTPKQLKQYLGYFDPQFKGLTASSIEDLQKLANAVSIPFIPADTSKPNYTVDHSGNLAVIGPDGTQRGFIRAPLNNQKLVAQLPEMLRRK; this is encoded by the coding sequence ATGACTCGAACCCAGAAAACCGTCTTCATTCTCGTGGCCGTGATCGCGCTGATCCTCGGCCTGACCATCAACAAGGTGCTGTCCGGCAAAGGCCAGGGCGACCCGACCGCGCTGATCGATGCCGGCATCATCCTGCTGCCCCAGAGCCGCAACCTGCCGGACGTGAAAATGACCGACCAGGACGGCCAGCCCGTGGCGATGGACGGCTTGAAAGACAAATGGAGCCTGCTGTTCTTCGGCTACACCTTCTGCCCGGACATCTGCCCTACCACCCTCGCCCAACTGCGCCAGATCAAAAGCGAACTGCCGCCCGAGGCTGTGGATAAGTTGCAGATCGTGCTGGTCAGCGTCGACCCGAACCGCGACACACCCAAGCAACTCAAGCAGTACCTGGGTTACTTCGATCCGCAGTTCAAAGGGCTGACCGCTTCATCGATTGAAGACCTGCAGAAACTGGCGAATGCGGTGAGCATTCCGTTCATTCCGGCGGACACCAGCAAACCCAACTACACCGTCGACCATAGCGGCAACCTCGCCGTGATTGGCCCGGACGGTACCCAGCGTGGGTTTATTCGGGCGCCGTTGAATAATCAGAAGTTGGTGGCGCAGTTGCCGGAGATGCTCAGGCGTAAATAA
- the cyoE gene encoding heme o synthase — MATLTGERHSQAIWRDYLELTKPKVVVLMLITSLVGMFLATRAGVPWTVLVFGNLGIALCAGGAAAVNHVVDRRIDAVMARTHKRPLAEGRISPAAALTFALALAVAGQAMLLAFTNPLTAWLTLASLLGYAVVYTGFLKRATPQNIVIGGLAGAAPPLLGWVAATGHVSAEPLLLVLIIFAWTPPHFWALAIHRKEEYAKADIPMLPVTHGEHYTKVHILLYTLVLLAVSLMPFVIQMSGMLYLICALVLGARFLQWAVVLYRGSRPHAAINTFKYSIYYLFLLFIALLVDHYLLLSL, encoded by the coding sequence ATGGCAACCTTGACCGGTGAACGCCACAGCCAAGCGATCTGGCGCGATTACCTGGAGCTGACCAAACCCAAAGTAGTGGTGTTGATGCTGATCACCTCGCTGGTCGGCATGTTCCTCGCCACCCGCGCCGGCGTGCCGTGGACGGTGCTGGTATTCGGTAACCTGGGCATCGCCCTGTGTGCTGGCGGCGCGGCGGCGGTCAACCATGTGGTGGACCGGCGCATCGACGCGGTGATGGCCCGCACCCACAAACGGCCATTGGCCGAAGGGCGCATCTCGCCGGCCGCGGCACTGACCTTCGCCCTGGCGCTGGCCGTGGCCGGCCAGGCCATGCTGCTGGCGTTCACCAACCCGCTGACGGCCTGGCTGACCCTGGCCTCGTTGCTCGGTTACGCGGTGGTCTACACCGGCTTCCTGAAACGGGCGACACCGCAGAACATCGTCATCGGCGGCCTGGCCGGCGCGGCGCCACCGCTGCTGGGCTGGGTAGCGGCGACCGGGCATGTCAGCGCCGAACCGCTGTTGCTGGTGCTGATCATCTTCGCCTGGACCCCACCGCATTTCTGGGCCCTGGCAATTCACCGCAAGGAGGAATACGCCAAGGCGGACATCCCGATGTTGCCGGTGACCCATGGCGAGCACTACACCAAGGTGCATATCCTGCTGTACACCCTGGTGCTGCTGGCGGTGAGCCTGATGCCGTTCGTGATCCAGATGAGCGGGATGCTGTACCTGATTTGCGCGCTGGTACTGGGTGCCAGGTTCCTGCAATGGGCCGTGGTGTTGTACCGTGGCAGTCGGCCGCACGCGGCGATCAACACCTTCAAGTACTCTATTTACTACTTGTTCCTGCTGTTCATCGCCCTGCTTGTAGATCATTACTTACTGTTGAGCCTATGA
- a CDS encoding COX15/CtaA family protein, which yields MAKPGFRLALFATLLALIVVLLGAYTRLTHAGLGCPDWPGCYGFISVPKSEAQLAHAELHFPDAPVEAHKGWNEMVHRYFAGTLGLLITVLAARAWMNRHRPGQPLKLPLFLLAVVFAQAAFGMWTVTLKLWPQVVTGHLLGGFATLSLLFLLTLRLSGVLPALTVPKRLQHWATAGLLLVIGQIALGGWVSSNYAAVACIDFPTCHGQWLPPADFANGFHLTQHIGPNYLGGQLDSDARTAIHLTHRIGALLVTVVLLGLAWQLKAVGMTRLAGLVLAALAAQITLGISNVLFHLPLPVAVAHNAGGAALLLTLVLVNYHARTSLVRVKHQVPLRWRFNPHKHSPSPITIKGEMPWQP from the coding sequence ATGGCCAAACCTGGATTTCGCCTCGCGCTGTTCGCCACGCTGCTGGCACTGATTGTCGTCCTGCTGGGCGCCTACACTCGGCTCACCCACGCCGGTCTCGGCTGCCCGGACTGGCCCGGTTGCTACGGTTTCATCAGCGTGCCCAAGAGCGAAGCCCAACTGGCCCATGCCGAGCTGCATTTTCCCGACGCCCCGGTGGAAGCCCATAAAGGCTGGAACGAGATGGTCCATCGCTACTTTGCCGGGACCCTGGGCTTGCTGATTACCGTGCTGGCCGCCCGGGCCTGGATGAACCGCCACCGCCCCGGCCAGCCGTTGAAGTTGCCACTGTTCCTGCTGGCCGTGGTCTTCGCGCAAGCGGCATTCGGCATGTGGACCGTGACCCTCAAGCTGTGGCCGCAGGTGGTGACCGGGCATTTGCTGGGCGGGTTCGCGACGTTGAGCCTGCTGTTTCTGCTCACATTGAGGTTGTCCGGCGTATTGCCGGCGCTGACCGTGCCCAAGCGCCTGCAACACTGGGCGACGGCCGGGCTGCTGCTGGTGATCGGCCAGATCGCCCTCGGCGGCTGGGTCAGCTCCAACTACGCGGCGGTGGCCTGCATCGATTTCCCCACCTGCCACGGCCAATGGCTGCCACCGGCCGATTTCGCCAACGGCTTCCACCTGACCCAGCACATCGGCCCCAACTACCTGGGCGGGCAACTGGACAGCGATGCCCGCACCGCCATCCACCTGACCCACCGCATTGGCGCATTGCTGGTGACCGTGGTGCTGCTGGGGCTGGCCTGGCAACTGAAAGCGGTCGGCATGACCCGCCTCGCCGGCCTGGTGCTGGCCGCACTGGCGGCGCAAATCACCCTGGGCATCAGCAACGTGCTGTTCCATCTGCCGTTGCCGGTGGCCGTTGCCCACAACGCTGGGGGCGCCGCACTGCTGCTGACCCTGGTGCTGGTCAATTATCACGCCCGCACCAGCCTGGTTCGGGTCAAGCATCAAGTCCCGCTGCGCTGGCGGTTCAACCCGCATAAACACAGCCCCAGCCCCATAACAATAAAAGGAGAGATGCCATGGCAACCTTGA
- a CDS encoding SURF1 family protein, which produces MKHFRPGIVPSLVVAILVPVMVCLGFWQLSRGEQKRVLMENYAERRVAPPMDSTELAHTSDPAFRPVTLQGQFDAEHSILLDNRQHDGKVGVELLQPFLDHRTGLWLLVNRGWLPWPDRRTPPVFNTPEAPMSLQAWVYVAPGTTFQLHADPAGAAWPRLVTTIEPDKLWAELGRSGFTYELRQQSGPGAYRTDWPVVAMGPEKHLGYAVQWFAMAAALFGLFLYLGWHNAGRHHGNRHESNQHV; this is translated from the coding sequence ATGAAACACTTCCGGCCGGGCATCGTGCCGTCGCTGGTGGTCGCCATTCTGGTGCCGGTCATGGTGTGCCTGGGGTTCTGGCAATTGAGCCGGGGCGAACAGAAGCGCGTGCTCATGGAAAATTATGCCGAGCGCCGCGTGGCGCCGCCGATGGACAGCACCGAGCTTGCGCACACCAGCGATCCGGCCTTTCGCCCGGTCACGCTGCAGGGCCAGTTCGACGCCGAGCACAGCATCCTGCTGGATAACCGCCAGCACGACGGCAAGGTCGGTGTCGAGTTGCTGCAACCGTTCCTCGACCACCGGACCGGGCTGTGGTTGCTGGTCAATCGCGGCTGGCTGCCCTGGCCGGACCGACGCACCCCGCCGGTCTTCAACACACCAGAAGCACCTATGAGCCTTCAAGCCTGGGTCTACGTTGCACCGGGCACCACGTTCCAACTGCACGCCGACCCGGCTGGCGCCGCATGGCCACGACTGGTCACCACCATCGAGCCGGACAAGCTCTGGGCCGAACTGGGCCGCAGCGGTTTCACCTATGAATTACGCCAACAAAGCGGCCCCGGCGCCTACCGGACCGATTGGCCCGTAGTGGCCATGGGGCCGGAAAAACACCTCGGTTATGCCGTGCAGTGGTTCGCCATGGCGGCGGCACTGTTCGGCCTTTTCCTTTATCTCGGATGGCACAACGCAGGGAGACACCATGGGAACCGCCATGAATCCAACCAACACGTCTGA